The following is a genomic window from Amycolatopsis acidiphila.
GCGAGATGAACGCGCCGCGCTCGGCGTCGGCGCCGGTGACCTCGACCTTCTCCGGGTCGCCGAACACCACGCTGCCCGCCGCCAGCAGCGCCTTCAGCGACCGGCGGACCTCCTCGCGCTGCTCCAGGCTCGCGAGCGCGCCCATCCGCACGCCTTCGGCCGACGGGTCGCCGATGGTGACCTTCGCCAGCCGCGCGCTCGCCGCCTGTGCGACGTCGTCCAGCAGCTCGGCGGGGACGAACGCGCGGCGGATCGCGGTGCACTTCTGGCCCGCCTTGACGGTCATCTCGGCGACCAGCTGCTTGACGAACAGGTCGAACTCGGCGGTGCCCGGGGTGGCGTCGGGGCCGAGGATCGAGCAGTTGAGCGAGTCGGCCTCGGCATTGAACCGGACCGCGTGCCGCACGATCGCCGGATGCGCGCGCAGCTTCTGCGCCGTGGAGGCCGAACCCGTGAACGACACCAGGTCCTGCCCCGTCACGTGGTCGAGCAGGTCGCCCGCGCTGCCGCAGACGAACTGCAGCGCGCCCTCGGGCAGGATCCCCGACTCGACGATCAGCTCCACCAGGCGCGCGGTGAGGTAGGCCGTCTGGCTCGCCGGCTTGACCAGGCTCGGCACCCCGGCCAGGAACGCCGGCGCGAACTTCTCCAGCGGGCCCCACACCGGGAAGTTGAACGCGTTGATCTGCACCGCCACGCCACGCAGCGGGGTCGCGATGTGCTGGCCGAGGAAGGTGCCGCCCTTGCCCAGCGGCTCGACGTCGCCCTCGACGTAGACCGTGTCGTTGGGCAGCTCGCGCTTGCCCTTGCTCGCGTAGCTGAACAGCACGCCGATGCCGCCGTCGACGTCGAACTTCGAGTCGCCGAGCGTCGCGCCGGTCCTCGCCGAGAGCGCGTACAGCTCGTCGCGGTGTTCACGCAGGTAGGAAGCCAGCGCCTTGAGCAGGGCCGCGCGCTGGTGGAACGTCAGCTCGCGCAGCGCGGGGCCGCCGACGCGGCGGCCGTACGCCAGCGCGGCACCCATGTCGACGCCTGCCGACGAGATCCGTGCGACCTCCTGCCCGGTCACCGCGTCGTGCAGCGGGACCCCCTCGTCCGACGCGGTGTGCCAGTCGCCGCCGACGTAGCTGCGCAGGAGCGCCATCGATCCTCCCTCATTTACCAACCGAACGTTCAGGAATTCATGGTAGCGTCTTGACAACGGGGCCGCCAAGGCCCAGTTTGTTAACCGTCCATTCGGTCAGGCTGTGTCGTCGTTACCGATCCGCCCGGCAGTCACGGCGATCCGCCTGCCGCAGGTCGGCTTCCGGTTGAGCACAGCGGGCCTGCTTTCGGTCGGATCAGTAGGCAAGGCGGTGAGCACGTGACCCGGTCGGCGGCCGCACAGGCGATGTTCGACGACGACGTCGCCTCGAAGTCCCTGGGCATCGAGCTGGTCGAGGCCGCGGACGGGCGAGCGGTCGCCCGCATGCGCGTCACCGCGGAGATGGTCAACGGGCACGGCGTCGCACACGGCGGCTTCCTGTTCCTGCTGGCGGACACGGCCTTCGCGTGCGCGTGCAACAGCCACGGGCCGGTCACCGTCGCCTCGGGCGCGGAGATCTCGTTCGTCACCAGCGGCCGGCTCGGCGACGAGCTGGTCGCGACCGCGCAGGAGCGCACCCGCTACGGCCGCAACGGCATCTACGACGTGACCGTCCACCGTGGCACCGAGGTCGTCGCCGAGTTCCGCGGTCGCAGCCGCACCATCGCCCGCTGAGGAGAACCATGACCACGACGCACAGTGAAGTGCCGCACGCGAAACGCCTGGGCAGCGCGCCCGCCGCGGACGACCTTTCCCCGGCGGAGCGGATGAGCGTGGACGAGCTGCGGGCCGTGCAGCTCGAACGTCTGCAGTGGACACTCCGGCACGCGTACGAGAACGTGCCCTGCTACCGCAGGAAGTTCGACGAGGCCGGAGTGCATCCGGACGACTGCCGGTCGCTCGAGGACCTGGCGAAGTTCCCGTACACCACCAAGGCCGACCTGCGCGAGAACTACCCGTTCGGCATGTTCGCCGTGCCGCAGCAGGAGGTCCGCCGCATCCACGCCTCCAGCGGCACCACCGGCAAGCCCACTGTCGCCGGCTACACCGCGGACGACATCGACACCTGGGCCACGGTGATGGCACGGTCGATCTTCGCGGCCGGTGGCCGGCCGGGGCACAAGGTGCACGTGGCCTACGGCTACGGCCTGTTCACCGGCGGGCTCGGCGCGCACTACGGCGTGGAGAAGCTCGGCGCCACCGTGATCCCCGCGTCCGGCGGGATGACGGCGCGGCAGGTGCAGATCATCACCGACTTCCGGCCCGAGATCATCATGGTCACCCCGTCGTACATGCTCACGCTGCTCGACGAGTTCGAGCGCCAGGGCATCGACCCGCGCACGAGCTCGCTGCGCGTCGGCATCTTCGGCGCCGAGCCGTGGACCGAACGGATGCGCGCCGAGATCGAGGAGCGGATGGACCTCGACGCGGTCGACATCTACGGGCTGTCCGAGGTGATGGGGCCCGGCGTCGCGCAGGAGTGCGCCGAGACCAAGGACGGGCTGCACGTCTGGGAGGACCACTTCTACCCCGAGGTGATCGACCCGGTCGACGAGAACGTGCTGGCCGAGGGCGAGACCGGCGAGCTGCTGTTCACGTCGCTGACCAAGCAGGCGATGCCGGTCATCCGCTACCGCACGCGGGACCTCACCGCGCTGCGCCCCGGCACCGCACGCCCGTCGTACCGGCGGATGGACAAGGTCACCGGGCGCAGCGACGACATGATCATCCTGCGCGGGGTCAACGTGTTCCCGACGCAGATCGAGGAGATCGTGCTCGGCACGCCCGGGCTGGCCCCGCACTTCCAGCTCCGGCTGACCCGCAAGGACCGGATGGACCACCTGACCGTGC
Proteins encoded in this region:
- the paaZ gene encoding phenylacetic acid degradation bifunctional protein PaaZ, with translation MALLRSYVGGDWHTASDEGVPLHDAVTGQEVARISSAGVDMGAALAYGRRVGGPALRELTFHQRAALLKALASYLREHRDELYALSARTGATLGDSKFDVDGGIGVLFSYASKGKRELPNDTVYVEGDVEPLGKGGTFLGQHIATPLRGVAVQINAFNFPVWGPLEKFAPAFLAGVPSLVKPASQTAYLTARLVELIVESGILPEGALQFVCGSAGDLLDHVTGQDLVSFTGSASTAQKLRAHPAIVRHAVRFNAEADSLNCSILGPDATPGTAEFDLFVKQLVAEMTVKAGQKCTAIRRAFVPAELLDDVAQAASARLAKVTIGDPSAEGVRMGALASLEQREEVRRSLKALLAAGSVVFGDPEKVEVTGADAERGAFISPVLLKGDPERAEPHEVEAFGPVSTLLPYTSTAQVIEYAARGDGSLAGSIVTGDPEFAREVVLGLAPWHGRLLVLDADDAKESTGHGSPMPQLVHGGPGRAGGGEEMGGIRGVLHHMQRTAVQGSPAVLSAVTGRWVPGAPRTEGVHPFRKSLAELKIGDSVVAGPRTVTKQDVDHFAEFTGDTFYAHTDPAAAAANPLFGGIVAHGYLVLSFAAGLFVSPEPGPVLANYGLENLRFLTPVKPGDELTVTLTAKQITPRDSADYGEVRWDADVTNAAGESVAKYDVLTLVAKEGE
- the paaI gene encoding hydroxyphenylacetyl-CoA thioesterase PaaI; the encoded protein is MFDDDVASKSLGIELVEAADGRAVARMRVTAEMVNGHGVAHGGFLFLLADTAFACACNSHGPVTVASGAEISFVTSGRLGDELVATAQERTRYGRNGIYDVTVHRGTEVVAEFRGRSRTIAR
- the paaK gene encoding phenylacetate--CoA ligase PaaK is translated as MTTTHSEVPHAKRLGSAPAADDLSPAERMSVDELRAVQLERLQWTLRHAYENVPCYRRKFDEAGVHPDDCRSLEDLAKFPYTTKADLRENYPFGMFAVPQQEVRRIHASSGTTGKPTVAGYTADDIDTWATVMARSIFAAGGRPGHKVHVAYGYGLFTGGLGAHYGVEKLGATVIPASGGMTARQVQIITDFRPEIIMVTPSYMLTLLDEFERQGIDPRTSSLRVGIFGAEPWTERMRAEIEERMDLDAVDIYGLSEVMGPGVAQECAETKDGLHVWEDHFYPEVIDPVDENVLAEGETGELLFTSLTKQAMPVIRYRTRDLTALRPGTARPSYRRMDKVTGRSDDMIILRGVNVFPTQIEEIVLGTPGLAPHFQLRLTRKDRMDHLTVLAEARADTPAERRVPAALEIAARVKDGVGVSVGVEVLDPDTLERSVGKMRRVIDQRPRD